Genomic window (Desulfovibrio legallii):
AGCCTCGATGGTCATCTCATTGTGGCTTACGTCCACCACCTTGCAGCGGAAGATTTCCACCGTGCGCAGGATTTCGCCGCGGGCCGGGCCTTCGGCCTGAACCTTGACGAACATCATTTCGCGCGTCACGGCGGGGATGTCCGCAAAGTCCACCACCTTGATGACAGAGACGATTTTGTGGAGCTGCTTCATGATCTGCTCCAGAATCAGGCTGTCGCTGTCGGTAGTGATGGTCATGTGTGAAACGCCCTCTTCAAGGGAAGGGGCCACATTGAGCGAATGGATATTGAAGCCGCGCCCGCTGAACAGCCCCACCACGCGCGAGAGCACGCCGGGTTCGTTCTCCACCAGCACGGAA
Coding sequences:
- the ilvN gene encoding acetolactate synthase small subunit, which codes for MQRHVLSVLVENEPGVLSRVVGLFSGRGFNIHSLNVAPSLEEGVSHMTITTDSDSLILEQIMKQLHKIVSVIKVVDFADIPAVTREMMFVKVQAEGPARGEILRTVEIFRCKVVDVSHNEMTIEATGDQEKLDAILGLLQRFGIKEVARTGAVAMRRSKKTD